The following nucleotide sequence is from Emys orbicularis isolate rEmyOrb1 chromosome 21, rEmyOrb1.hap1, whole genome shotgun sequence.
AGTTGGATGCTTGGTTCTTTGTCTCTGTGCCGGGTGAGGGGTCCCCATAAAACCAGCCCCCGCACCCTACCATAGAGGGGCCATGTCTCAGTCagggggtccctgtataaccagcccccacAGCTGCgtctcagcactggtgagggggCCCCATGTAAGAATCGcccacgttccaccccagaggagcCGCGTCTCAACactgggcgaggggtccctgtataatcagtcccaccccagaggggccacgTCTCAacaccgggcgaggggtccctgtataaccagcccccgTGCCCCATCCAAGGGGGGCTGTATCTGAGCGCCAGGCAaagggtccctgtataaccagcccccgcGCCCACCCCAGAGGGACCATGTATCAGCGAAGGGTACCCGTATAGCCagtccccatgccccagcccagaggggcTGCATTCCAGCCCCGGGCTAAGGGTCCCCATATAGCCAGTCCCCACGCCCCAGCCCATAGGGGCCGCGTCCCAGTGCCAGGCGAAGCGACCCCATATAACCAgcgtccaccccccaccccagaggggccacaTCTCAGCGCTGGGTGAAGGGTCCCTGTCTGCACTAGAGGCATACAACCCATGTCATTGCACCTTGGGGTGGGGGCTACCTCGTTGTGCtgggtttgtgcagtgcctatgGCGGGCTCCTCTCCGCGGCTGCTCCCCCGCCGTCCGGGATAACCAGCGGGGAAGGATTGGGCTCCCACCCAGCTCCGCCTCTTGTCTCCAGGTCGTGTACATCGCCTGCTCCTACGCCACGGTGTGGCTGATCTACAGCAAGTTCAAGGCCACATACGACGGGAACCACGACACCTTCCGGGTGGAGTTCCTTGTGGTGCCCACGGCTGTGCTGGCCTTCCTGGTGAACCACGACTTCACCCCGCTGGAGGTAACGGCGGCCCCATGCCCCCGGCGGGGGTACCGCCAGGCTGTTTGGGCGGGGCTTGGTTACTCTGGGggcgggcagggagggagggcatcTCCCCGCCTAGAGCCTGGCGCGGGGGGATCCCACGGACTCCTGCGCGAGCTCTAACCGGTTCTCTCCCCGTCGCTGCGTGGGTCCTAAGATCCTCTGGACGTTCTCCATCTACCTGGAGTCGGTGGCCATCCTGCCGCAGCTGTTCATGGTGAGCAAGACGGGCGAGGCGGAGACCATCACCAGCCACTATCTCTTCGCCCTGGGCATCTACCGCACCCTCTACCTCTTCAACTGGATCTGGCGCTACCAGCAGGAGGGCTTTTTTGACCTGATCGCCATCGTGGCCGGGCTGGTGCAGACCATCCTCTACTGCGACTTCTTCTACCTCTACATCACAAAAGGTGCGTGCGGAGATTAGGGATAGggatctagtggtcagagctggagggctgggagcaggactcctctggtctctccccagctctgggagaggagtggtgtctagcggttagagcgggggggctcggagccaggactcttgggtctatccccagctctaggagggcagtggggtctcgtgggtttgagcagggggggctgggagccagaactgctAGGTTCTGTCCTTCCacttggaggggagtggggtctagtggttacagggGGGCAGCTGGAAGtgaggacttctgggttctattttGGCTCTGTCACTGATTCGCTGTGTGGTCTGGGGAGAAAACAAGTTGCTTCCCCTCGCTATACCCCAGTTAGCACTTCTGGAAACTGAGCCGTGCTCACCCACCTCCCAGGGTGGGcatgtgtgaggagctggggccGAATGACCTGTGCTTCTGGGGCTAACACTGGTAATTCAGCGGGGATCTGTGGTGTGGTCATTTAAAGGCTCTGTGGGACTTTATTGGGGGAGTCGGACTGGCAAATCCCTGTACAGTGGCAATTTTATCCCATGGCCCTGTCgcccctgctatgccagcccaCCGTGCCAGCCAACCCTGTCAAATGCTgctgcctaaaattaggcatcaAAATCCACTTCAGGGAAGAGGCTGGATTTTGTCAGAGGGACCAGGTGCTCCAGGGTCGATGGGAGCTGAGTGTGTTCAGCCCCTCTGTGAATCAGGCCCTTGTTTGAGTGCCTAAAATTCAGGACTTGGCATTTGGTCTCTGTTCTCGTTTGTCATACTTTTCTAGCATGGCTGTGTGCTGCTAAATAGCTgccatgcccccaccccagaggtggctgcatctcagtgctgagaAAGGGCTCCTTGTACAAGGAGCTGTTGCACCTCACCCACAGGTGGCTGCATGTCCCCTCTGGGTCAGCAAGTCCTTTGTGACCAGCTATCACACCCCACCCTAGAAGGAGCTGGGTGGTGGGTGAAGGTGTAAAATGCCTTGAGACCAAAGGTGTAAGAAACGCTGAAATCCTTCCTCCCACAGTTCTAAAGGGGAAGAAGCTGAGTTTGCCAGCATAGTGGCATCCTGCTCCCGCTGCCCTCCGTCAGCCCCTAGGAGGAAGCCTGTTCACATGCAGACGACAGACACATACCGTTTCtgactctttttttgttttttgaccaaCTGAACCAGCCACAAGTCGAGCTGAGCTCTCCTGTATTTACTGTCACCTGGAACTGTTAGCCACTCGAGCGAGAGACCGTGGGGATTTGGGAGGAAACAGTCGACAGGCCTTTTTTGGTCGAGACGGATCTCTGGGTTTGAGAGTTtgtagttttttgccttttgaaaacacccaaccccatctcccctgccctttctcttctttttctccctcttcccttaTTTTTATAAACAGCCGGGGACGTTTTAAATGGGCTCCTCTCTTCCCTCTTGGCTGATTCCCCGGTTGTGTAGCCAGACAGGCTCGCTGAGGTCTTTGGTGCCTGCGGCGTGGTTTCACCAATGTCTGCTCGGATGGAGGCCAGGTTTTTTTGGGGTGCTGTTTTCGAGACATAGGGTGGGGGTGTTATTTCACACCACAGGGAAGGCATTGAAATAGCCTCTGGTTCCTTTtgataaaaatccattttttttcattttgaggtGGGAATTGAATCTGTCTctgtttattccttttttttattGGCAAAGAGGGTGCAACACACTAAACTCTGTAAATCTCCTTGTTGTGTACATAATTGATGGTTAATTCCTTGTTCACtttaaataaacagaagaaaacaaatttttttttttttaatcaacttagtgcctttttttggaaaaaaaatcaataaaagagAAACCTGCTTTGTTTTCCTGTCCTGTGTGTGGTCACCTCTTTGTCTCCCCTCTGTTATTCTGGCAGTTTCGATTGGATACAGGGCTCCCCATCGCTTCCTGTCCTAAACATGGTGTTGCTGTGTGTGCCATTGAATGTTTTTcattggaacattttttttttttttcatggaaaagtgGGGTTTTGATTAaaggaatttttgtttaaaaagggtctgttttttccacaggtaattttgaattttcatccaaAAATGAATGCCtcaaacctgaaatattttgatttgattttttacaCAACAcccagttaacctgtggaactcattaccatgggatgttgtgatggccaaaggtataactggtttcaaaaaagaatttgataagttcatggaggataggtccatcactggctattagccaagatgatcagggacgcAACATTATGTTTCAGGCGACCTGAAAGCTCTGGCTGCCAGAATGCGGGATGAGAAGACAGGCCTGCATCTCTCCAAAATTGTCCTGTGCTGTacattccccctgaagctctggtactggccaatgtcagagacaagatactgggctagatggaccattggtctgacccactatggcagtTCTTATGGATATGCTGTTGCAGTGCcttatgggaattgtagtttgggtgcctcaataTTTCCGgtctcctctatgggctgggcttCCCAGCTGAGtttcatttcccatgatgcaccacctcCCTTCAGTGAGAGGAGAGACGATCATACATCATGGGAGATGGAATCCAACCAGGGAGCCTATCTTATGGAGCAGAATGGCACCCAAACTACAAATTCCATGAGACACCGCAGCAGCATATTTGAACTGAAGATTTcaggttttgatttattttttcctgcCAAAAAGTGGAAATTGTTTGTGGCAATAGAAACCATTTTCTGTCCAGCGGTAATTCTGAGTTCTTTGGGAATCACTTACTTCTGCTCAGCTCAAAGTAAGTCCTGTTCCAGGGGTTTCAAATGAACTTACAGCCCCTATGCCACATTCAGATGATGCAAAATCTCAGCTttacccatttttttaaaagtaagtttccagcgctcctggttgtgaagaaaaccttcccCTGGGAACTGAGGTTAAACCAGGGGTGAAAGTTggccggtatggcgtaccggtaagaacccgTACCGGCCTGTATTCAccccacattaaagtgctgccacggcagcgctttaatgtccctgccccttcctcccagtcagcggccctgctggtagggtccgtACTGGCAGGGCccccgacaggggaggcaaaagaggcagggacgttaaagcgctgctttAAGAACGGTCctttgccgcagcagcgctttaacactGCTGCGCCCCTCCCGCATCAGCGGCCCTGACGGTTTGGGGGGGCACagcaacattaaagcactgccgcgcaAAGGACCCTTAaagtgctggggggggtggggggggggcaaagggaacAGCTACAGGGACTTACCGGTATGAggtgggccggggctggctctgaccccccaccctgccccttccgcctgaggccacgccccttccgggggccagccccagcccagccctgtaccggtaagtccctgtAACTACTTTCACCCTTGGGTTAAACCAAAGCAGCGTTGCCTActtgagtctgcaggcagcctgaaacaacagcttgGAGATGCATGAACTCCTTGCTCCTGCACCTTGTTGACATGTTGATTCAAATGCTGCGACATTGTCAATGTAACTGTGTTGCTGCTGGTCCTTTTAGCAGAAGCAGCTGGTGCAGGGAAGGAAATGCGGCAGAAAGAACAGCAGAGCCACAAAGATAAGGAggatgggggaaaggaagagtGCAGAAATGCCACTGACCTCTAAGGAGTTGGGTATATCTTTCTCACTTTAGTGTCACCAAATGTGACAAAGAACAGTAACTAATTTAGACACATTCTATCCTCGATCTTTGCAAACTTCCAATTGGTATCAGCGGGGTGGCGGGGGAATGGAGCCCTGTATTTAGGGCCAGAACTATACGCGGAATTTGTCCCTTTGCATCAAATGAGTTTGACACCCGTGGTTATTGGCTTTCATTTCAACACTGCTTCTCTGTGTCTCAAGTCTCCTTCCCTCTTGCCTTATGATTTGAATTAAGCCACTCAGGTTCTGGTTGAGAAAGCCAAAGCCTCTCTTTATTTACTGCAGGTTGAAAAAAATAGATCTCTAATTGTCATTCAGGAAAGTGAGCCGGTTTCCCCTTGGAGTCTGCgggaagggggtggagctggCTCTTCTGCCTTCGGTGGGGCTATGATACTCCATGCTGTTGGAGATGGAGGTGGTGGTGACAGAAGAGAGCGTGGTCAGGGCCACAGCGCCTTCGTCCAAGGACTTTTTGTAGGGAATGGGGGGCTCAACCCACAGGCCCCTCAGGGCTCGGTAGCCCAGGTACACCTGCAAGGCAGAGATGGGGAGACCTGTCACACACATGTCATTCTTAGTCCGAACATCTCCATTTAGGCTTAGGGAATGgcctcactgcagagttaactcaggttagctacaCTCAAATTACAACTCAACTACCAGCTGTGTCCGCATTGGCGCATGTGCGGTGCAAGGACCTCGGGGGGCACATCTGGCGGTTCTGAGCACTGCAGTAAACTGAGCCGCTCTctattctttcccagtgaattacaggagaacttgtctgtcctttctgggcaaAGGGGGGTAGCAGCACTTGAGCGGAGCTAGCCTGCCTCTACACTGGAAAGAGGTTGTGTTAGCAGCTGATGAGCTGTGCTTCCTAGAGTTTTAGCCTATGCCCCCTCTTGGGCCAGGAACACCACCCCACACTCAAGGGCTGTTGTGTGTATGGGACTCAAGTTAGTGGCAACACTCAgattaactttgcagtgaagacaggcCCTCAGAATGACTTCCAGGGATAGTTCCCCGGGCAGTGTAAATCCatatagctctgttgacttcactggagtaacaactgatttactccagctaaggatctggccctcagtttgTAAACTGGTCAGTTCAGCCCTTCCTGATGAGGGCTCCcccttctggcattggaatcCCCCACTTCCTGATCTGGAATACTAGCTGAATCTTGAATCATTCAATTCATTTGGTGCCTGtgcatgagtgagagagacagGGAAGGTCCGTAACAGATCTTGTGAGAAGGCCCCTCCTGAGAGCGAGTGACTAGGTCCGCAGCCCGTTGAGGAAAGTATGAGTCACCCATTTGCGGGTGGTCtgttaagggcctgatcccaagaggcgctcagcagctgctgctccccttaAAGACAAAGGCATCAGGCTTTCTTTTTGGCACCTCTCAAGGCAGGCGTGAAGAAGGGTGAACTGGCAAAATATGAAGGGGGTGGTGTCTTGGTATGAAACAAGCCAAGGATTCCTGTCATCAGGATGGGAAGTCACAGCTGTGGGTAGAACCTGTGTGGACTAATGGGTGCTGCCAGCAAAGGAGCCAGGCGCGCTTGGCTTCTTACCACAGctggctctgtgcctctgtttccccatataCCTGCTTACCTCCAGAGTGTGTTAAAAGGGTTAATTGCTTTGGAAATGTAAAGTGCTACAACCATGTTAAGTGATGAGAAGGAGGAGCCCTCTAATGCAGGAAGAAAGAAATAGACAGGAATCACAGTAGCACCCCTATACCACTTTCATTCTTAAGTTAGTGCTATTTCCCAGAAAGGGCCAATTCTGTCTCAGTTAAGAGGGGAAATCTCCTTTCTTTCCTGCCCAGTAGTGAAACATTCCTTTTACAAGGCAGCGCAACAGGGGCTCTGCTATGATTGCTAGATCAACGGGGTGTATTCGCTCTGGAAAGGACTGGAGTCGAGAAAGAGAAGTGAGAATTTCTTACCCAGCAGGGGATGGAGAAGAAAGCAAAGGCAATGCTGGCGCGGGCTGAGCTGCTTCCCAGCAGGTAGTGGTGAGCAGACCTGTTCCATTGATTGGCCAGGAAACAGAAGCCAACGAACCATATGCAcgaccagatgactggaaagaCAGGGAGCAGGATTATGGGCAATGCAAACAGGTGTGTTGGGGAGTTATGGTGAGGTGGGAACGGAGCTGTCAAAGGTCCATGCAAAAGCTCAGGGTGAATGTTCCCCTTCCCATTTGTCTGAGGCAAACCTCCACATGTGACTGAGATAATGGGGCTGCATTTCAAAGAATAAAGCAGCTGAAAAATATCATAAAATGCTCTCCAGTGGTTATTGTACAACCAAGTGAATGGGAAACTCAATGACACCTACTGCTCCAGGGGATAAGCTGCCTGAGGAGCTGGGGGGCATTTTTATCTCTGATGAACATCACTGGAAAATTGGTGGGTGTATTAAAGAggtgttttgccttcctctgagaCATTAGAAGGAGACAGAATACCAAGCTAGATGGATCACTGGACTCCCCTGAGGTggaattcaggagacctgggttcaattcctgtctCAGccatgggtaagtcacttcattgcctcagtttccccatctgtaaaatgcagatgaTGATATTTACCtccctttgtgaagcactttgaggtctactgatgaaaaacactaGCTAGGGACTATTGGTGTGATCCAGTGCAGCAGGCAGACTGTGGGCAGATGCAGCAGACTAGACGGATCGTTAGCCTGATCAGGTGAGCTAGGGATACCGCGCCTCTGCTCAGACCTGGTGGCGGGGGTACTTGCCTTAAACAGGCTGCTTTTCTGATTGAAAATGTCTGCAGAGAGGATACCATGCTTAATAGACAGTTGATCTGATGTGGTACTGGCAGAccaatgggtctgatccagtccagCTGGGAAGTGGGACAGCAGCAAAGATGTCTCAATGCCAAGATTTGTAGCCCTTTGGCTCTGGCCAAAGTGGAAAAGGTTGAAAGTGCGTGAGTGAAGAGGGGCTTGCTGCTGTGCTATGCTGAGCTGTTGTTGATCAACCCCATAGAGGGACTTTTGGATTTGGAGGAGTAATCACTTACTGGAGAAGGTCAGGTCCAGACTCAGGATGACAGATTTGACCTTGTGGCTAATGATGATGTTGTCATAAGCGTCGAAGGCCAGGAAGAGGAAGGATTGCAGGaaggccaggaccccggctgtgATGGCATAGCCGCAGGCCACCCTATTGTCATTCAGCACGCAGCGCAGCTGGGATGAAGCTGTCAAGTTCTGGTAGCCGTCGGTCACCAGGGTGGCAAATATGATAAGCGAGAagagctggggtggcaaaaaGGGAAAGAGTTAACCACAGGTAGACAGACACACTGCTGGGATTGTGTAGGGCTGTGGCGACTGGTGGGTAATATGATTGTCCTGCCAGCTCCTCTTTTAGACTGTAAtatctttgaggcagggactgtctctattTGTTCAGCACCCACCACAATGGGTCCCCAATCCCAAACTGTGTGATTCTGTAatagcccgttgccaactctgtccacatatctattcaggggatactgtcataggacctaatcacatcagccacactatcagaggctcgttcacctgcacatctaccaatgtgatatatgtcatcatgtgccagcaatgcccctctgccatgtgcattggccaaaccggacagtctctatgtaaaagaataaatggacacaaatcagacgtcaagaattataacattcaaaaaccagttggagaacacttcaatctccctggccactcgattacagacctaaaagtcgcaatattacaacaaaaaaacttcaaaaacagactccaatgagagactgctgaattggaattaatttgcaaattggactccattaaattaggcttgaacaaagactgggagtggatgggccattacacaaggtaaaactatttccccatgcttattccccccccccccccccgcgcaaagttcctcatatctccttgtcgattgctggaaatgggccattttcattaccactacaaacagtttttttctctcctgctgataaaagctcaccttaactccttatagtgtgtatagtaacacccattgtttcatgttctctgtgtatatatatatcttcctactgtattttccactacatgcatccgatgaagtaggctgtagcccacgaaagcttatgctcaaataaatttgttagtctctaaggtgccacaagtactcctgttctttttgcagatacagactaacacggctgctactctgaaacctaaaatgaAGTGGTGAGCAGTCAAGCTCTCTGGAGCAAGCATTGTctgtttgtcctgtgtttgtacagcacctagcgccagAGGGGTCCTGCTCTGTGACTGGGACTCTTAGGcaccaccacaatacaaataataaagaggaacaaaaatgatcaaagatttaggaaacctgacctaggaggaaaggttacaaaactaggcatgtttagtctagagaaaagaagcctgagggggaacctgagaACAGCCTGTAAATAccttaagggctgttataaagagggctgtgatcagctgttctccgtgtctactgaaggtagggaagaagtaatcggcttaatctgcagcaagggagatttaggttagatattaggaaaaatgttctaACTCTAAGGGAAGTTAAGCTGTGGAATTGgtttccaaaggaggctgtggaatccctgtcattacaggtttttaagaacagattatagactcatagactataaggccagaagggtccatcataatcatctagattggacaaacacctgtcagggatggtctaggtttacttggtcctgcctcagtgcagggagctggactaggtgacctctcgaggtcccttccagacctgaatttctatgattctgtgactccAATCTACTTCAACAGTTGCTGAGGTTGCTCAGCGCCTCGCAGCACTGGGCTCTGATAAAAGATTATCAGCTTGGGCAGAGAAATCCTTGGACACCTTTTCTGTTTGTAGCTCAGGAGTTGTTGGGGGTGCCTGAACACTGGCCTCCCACTCTGCTGTAGCAAAAAAGAATAAGCTTTGCTCTCATGAGAGGATGTTCTTGGGGTAGGGCAACAGACTGTGACTCAATAGATCTGAGTTCAAGTCTAGGCTCTGTGTGTCCTCATACCTGTGTCCCACTCTACGAAATGGGGGCTGTAGTCCTGCCTGTCTATTTTAAGCAATCCCTACTCCAAAAAGCTTATAATGTGTTCTGGGGCCTTGAGGCATCTCTGTGATATAATGAACA
It contains:
- the KDELR1 gene encoding ER lumen protein-retaining receptor 1 gives rise to the protein MNIFRFLGDISHLLAIIILLMKIWKTRSCAGISGKSQILFAVVFTTRYLDLVTNFISFYNTSMKVVYIACSYATVWLIYSKFKATYDGNHDTFRVEFLVVPTAVLAFLVNHDFTPLEILWTFSIYLESVAILPQLFMVSKTGEAETITSHYLFALGIYRTLYLFNWIWRYQQEGFFDLIAIVAGLVQTILYCDFFYLYITKVLKGKKLSLPA
- the SYNGR4 gene encoding synaptogyrin-4, whose amino-acid sequence is MRRVSLSPQEQSENNVVQFLRQPRTIARILAGLFSLIIFATLVTDGYQNLTASSQLRCVLNDNRVACGYAITAGVLAFLQSFLFLAFDAYDNIIISHKVKSVILSLDLTFSIIWSCIWFVGFCFLANQWNRSAHHYLLGSSSARASIAFAFFSIPCWVYLGYRALRGLWVEPPIPYKKSLDEGAVALTTLSSVTTTSISNSMEYHSPTEGRRASSTPFPQTPRGNRLTFLNDN